The Thermomicrobiales bacterium genome includes a window with the following:
- a CDS encoding RNA polymerase sigma factor, with translation MIDSTEHLTDDVGVEGDLITAARSGSAEAFDLLMLRYHTGVRLYLFRLVRDPNQADDLAQDVFFTVHQKMHTLSDDRSFVAWLYRIARNRAISHLRRQRIRQTISLDSVLPWLAHRNGAEQASDDEAVCLHDLIQQVIDELSSTERDALLLHSIAGFNTAEIAEVLGISTDAAGRRISRGKDHFRRLYAVLVPDDDRSKGDDQAP, from the coding sequence ATGATCGATAGCACCGAACACTTAACAGACGATGTCGGCGTCGAAGGAGACTTGATCACAGCGGCACGGTCCGGCTCCGCTGAAGCGTTCGATCTGCTCATGCTGCGCTATCACACTGGTGTCCGACTTTACCTTTTCCGCCTCGTCCGCGATCCCAATCAGGCGGACGACCTGGCTCAGGACGTGTTCTTCACCGTTCATCAGAAGATGCACACGCTTTCTGACGATCGCAGCTTCGTTGCCTGGCTGTACCGAATCGCGCGGAATCGCGCGATCTCGCACCTGCGTCGTCAGCGCATTCGCCAGACAATCTCGCTCGACAGCGTGCTGCCCTGGTTAGCGCATCGGAATGGTGCCGAACAAGCATCTGATGATGAGGCAGTTTGCCTGCACGATCTGATTCAGCAGGTAATCGATGAGTTGAGCTCCACTGAACGCGATGCGCTGCTCCTGCACAGCATAGCGGGATTCAACACGGCGGAGATCGCCGAGGTTCTCGGGATTAGTACCGATGCAGCTGGCCGACGTATCTCACGCGGCAAGGATCATTTCCGTCGCTTATACGCTGTACTTGTACCTGATGATGACAGATCGAAGGGGGACGATCAAGCACCATGA